The genomic interval ACATCGGGAATAGGGAACAACAAGTGTTTGTCCTGGAAAGGCTGTGTACCGGTTCCGGGTTCCGCGGCTTTTTCCGCGTTGATGGTTTGCTTGATAATGCCCCATCTCAGCAGGTCGAAATAGCGGCATTGCTCACCGCACAATTCCAGCTGGCGCTCGCGCATCAGTATTTTCATAGCATTATCTTTATCGCCCAGCGTGGTATATAAAACAGCATGCGAGCGGGAACGCACACTGTCGATCAGCGCCAACGGGGCATTGCCCGTATTGCCTTGCTGGATGTAAGCTTCGGCCAGCATCAGCATCACATCAGCCAGGCGGATCACCTGCCCGTTGATGGGACTTTTAGGATCGCCATATTTTTCCACGAGGTTGTAATACTCATACTTCTTCCAGCGATAGTCGCCCTGTGGATCGGTGGCATCAAAAGGAAACGCTTTTGCCCCTGTAGCGCATTGCTGGCAATACATGGTTTCTCCTCCGGAAGCGGCAGTACCATAGAAGGTGGATTTGGCACGGGGATCGGTATACGGTTCGCCGCTTGCAGGATTTGGATAGGTGAATGCTTTCACAGCGGCATTGCTGACGTACACGTTCTTCCAATCGTTCCAGCCATATTCCATCGCGCGACCAGTATGTGTTTGTTTACCTACCTGTTCCGCGCCGTTGCCAAACATATAGTACGGCGATCCAATACCCCAGTCGGTCCATTGCTGATCCATGATCTGAAAGATATTTTCCGGCGTGTTCTGGTTGGTAGTGCTGAAAACATTATCAAACGAGGAGTCAAGCCTGTAGGCATACGGTGCACCCATCAGCTTTTCGAAGGATGTTTGTGCAAGCGGCCATTTTTTCTGATACAGGTATACCTTTCCGAGTAGTGCTATCACAGCGCCTTTGGTCACCCTGCCTAATTCTGCGGCAGGATACACGGTAGGTAATTCCATAGTGGCTTCCGCTTCCGTCAGGTCTTTTTCCACCTGCTTCCATACGTCAGCAGCAGGACTGCGGGATAAATAGTTGTTATGAAGCGTGGTTTGATAATCGATATACAAGGGCACATCTCCCCATAAGGTCACTAAATGGAAATACGCATACGCCCGGAGGAACTTTACCTCCGCGAGGTATTGATTCAATTTTGCCCGGTCTGCAGTGACTGTAGGATTCCAGGCCGCTGCCCGGTCTATCACCAGGTTAGTCCGGAATATCATCCGGTAGAGCGAGCTCCATAGGGCACTCTGATCTGCATTGTTGGTACCAAAACTGTAATCGCCCAGTTCCTGTTCCGCCCCTAGCAAAAAGCTGGCGCGCTTGGCTTCATGCCCCATCAGGTCGAAAATATAATAATACTCTCTCGCCCACAGTCCCGGGTGTAGCAAGGTGGCATAACAGGCAATGGTAGCCTGGTTCAGCGCTCCTATGTTAGTGAAATAGGTATCGTATGCATAAGCACTCTGGTCCACTAAGTCGAGGCGCGATTTTTTGCATCCGGTAGAAATCGTCATCAGCCCGGCTATCAACAGTATTTGATGTATATACTTCTTCATAAGATCATGTTTAAAAATTAAAACCCTAATTGAATACCTGCCAGGAAAGTTCTTGGCTGTGGCACCTGCCCCTGATCAATACCACGCGCAAACAGGTAGTCGCCCGCCACTTCCGGGTCGTAGCCGGTGTACCTGGTGAGGGTAAGCAGGTTCTGTGCTGCTACGTAGATGCGAAGCGATTTAACGGCGCCCCCCGTAACATTGTTCAATATCGCCGCCGGGGTGTTATATCCAATTGTAATATTCCTCAAACGGAGATAGCTGCCATCTTCCAGCCACCAGTCGGACGGGCGGAGATTACCATTGCCGGTTACATTCTGACCTATTCTCGGTAAAGCGGCTACATCGCCGGGTTTACGCCACCTGTCAAGGATGTCGGTACCAGCGTTGTGCCCCGTAGACATGAAGCTGGTATTTAATTTTAAGCCATTCAGGAGTTTCAGTCCGCTGATCCCTGACAGCACCAGGTTCAGGTCAAAGCTTTTATATGTGATACCGGCATTGATGCCATAGATGTATTTCGGGATAGCATTGCCTAATATTTCCTGGTCCTTTGCCGTTACCACACCATCGCCGTTTATATCCCTATAAATAAAATCGCCCGGCAACAAGCCATCCTGGTACTTTGCATCCGGTCTGCCTGTTTTTTTGGCCGCTTCCTGGTTGAGGATAGATATTTCATCGGCATCCCTGGCCACATGATCTACGCGGTAACCATAGAAGGAGCCGATGGCACTACCTGCAGCGGTGTAAGTGGTGGCAGGTACCGGCGTAAAGGCGCCTGCCTGGATAGGTGCGGAAAACTGATCGCCTAATGACAATACTTCGTTGTGGTTAACAGATCCATTGATGCTCACATTGAAGCTGAAGTGATCGTTGATCTTATCCGCATACCCGATGGTCAACTCCACACCTCTGTTCCGGGCGTCGGCTGCATTGACTGTTTTACGGGGCTGCGCACCGGTAGTACTTACGCCGATACTGGCAGGAAGCAAAGTGGTTACCAGCAAACCGGTACTTTTACGATCATACCAGTCGGCTTCAATGGTAAGGCGGTTTTTCAGAAAAGCCAGGTCGATGCCTATGTCGATCTGATTGGTTTGTTCCCATTTTAAATCCGGGTTGCTAAGGGTGGTCAGGGTGGTGCCGGATATAAATGTTTCTGTGCTGCCCAGCGAGTATACCAGTGCGCCACCAGGTGTGCCCTGATACGTTTTTGCAGTATTCAGGAAGTTGGGGATATTATTGTTCCCGGTTTGCCCCCAGCTGGCACTCAGTTTTCCATCTGATAGCACAGGGAATATATTTTTTATGAATGCTTCTTCCGAGAAACGCCAGGACAAACCCAGGGCAGCGAAG from Chitinophaga filiformis carries:
- a CDS encoding RagB/SusD family nutrient uptake outer membrane protein, which translates into the protein MKKYIHQILLIAGLMTISTGCKKSRLDLVDQSAYAYDTYFTNIGALNQATIACYATLLHPGLWAREYYYIFDLMGHEAKRASFLLGAEQELGDYSFGTNNADQSALWSSLYRMIFRTNLVIDRAAAWNPTVTADRAKLNQYLAEVKFLRAYAYFHLVTLWGDVPLYIDYQTTLHNNYLSRSPAADVWKQVEKDLTEAEATMELPTVYPAAELGRVTKGAVIALLGKVYLYQKKWPLAQTSFEKLMGAPYAYRLDSSFDNVFSTTNQNTPENIFQIMDQQWTDWGIGSPYYMFGNGAEQVGKQTHTGRAMEYGWNDWKNVYVSNAAVKAFTYPNPASGEPYTDPRAKSTFYGTAASGGETMYCQQCATGAKAFPFDATDPQGDYRWKKYEYYNLVEKYGDPKSPINGQVIRLADVMLMLAEAYIQQGNTGNAPLALIDSVRSRSHAVLYTTLGDKDNAMKILMRERQLELCGEQCRYFDLLRWGIIKQTINAEKAAEPGTGTQPFQDKHLLFPIPDVEKNYNPNVAKDIRDGWN